The DNA sequence GGGTTAATCCAGATTGCATTGCATCCCAAAGATTTGATATAATCGAGCTTTTCTGTTATGCCGTTTATATCTCCAATACCATCACCATTTGTGTCATAAAAACTTTGCGGATAAATTTCATAAAATACTGCGTCATTCAGCCATTTGGGCATTGAGATTCCTCCATTTGTTCTTTCAATCACTTAATTACTTCTATAAATTTATTCCTTTACAGCTCCAACTACAATGCCGGTAACAAAATATTTTTGCAGGAAAGGATAAATTACAATGAGCGGAATTGTGGACACTACAATTTTTGCAGCATTCAAATTTTTATTGGTCAGTTCAGCAATATTTGTAAGGGTACTTGAACTGGCTCCGGCTTTTAACAAGTCGGCAATATTGACATTCAAAGACTGAATATATGTCATTAGCGGGAAATTGTTTACTTTGGTGATATAAATCAAACCACTGAAAAAGTCATTCCAGCTTCCAACAATGCTGAACAGCGCAATCGTTGCAAGCACTGGCACTGAACAGGGGAGATAGACTTTCCACAAGACCTGCATAGGATTTGCGCCGTCCATCACCGCGGCTTCCTCCAGCGATTTCGGTACACCGGCAAAGAAGTTCATGACCAGTATTACATTGAAAATCGGAACCGCGCCTGGTAAAACCAGAGCCCAAATCGTATTCAGAAGTCCTAAATCTTTTACAAGGAGATAAGTGGGGATCATGCCGCCGTTAAACAGCATTGCAAAAATCAGAAGTTTCATATATGTACCACGTGCATGGAATTCACGCTTTGATTTAGAAAGTGGATAAGCCATCAGCACAATCAGCACCATATTTAACGCAAGCTGCAGGACAACGCGAACGGCTGAGATGAGAAAAGAACGCCAAAACTGGGAATCAGCCAGCATTTTTTGGTAGGGGGCAAGCGTAAAGTCCACCGGAATGAATCCAACCTGATTTCCTGTAACAGCCGCACTGCCGCTAAAGGAAATTGCCACGATATTAAGCAAAGGCAGCAAGCAGGTAAGTCCCATTAAAATAATAATTACATAAATGATTATTTTTCCTGCTTTTGCCCATCCATTGTTGCATTGTTTCATATACCATTTTCCTCCCTTCTAGAAAATACGGGCATCTGTAAACTTCTTGGAAAGTCCATTGACGAAAAGCATCAAGAACATGCCTACGAAAGACTTGAAAAGGCCGACTGCTGTTGAAAAACTGTATTGATGGTTCAGCAGGCCCATCCTATAAACGTAAGTATCGATAATGTCGCCCGTTTCATAGACCATTGGGCTGTACAAGTTATATACTTGGTCAAAACCCGCATTGAGCACATTGGCAATATTCATTACCGAAATCAGCAGAATAATGCTCAGCATACCGGGCAATGTGACGTGCCACGTCTTTTGCCACCAGTTGGCTCCATCAATCGCAGCTGCCTCATAAAGCCCTGGGTCAATCGAGGTGATAGCTGCCAGAAAAACAATAGAGGAATAGCCGAATTCTTTCCAAACATCGGTCATAATCAGCAGTGGCTGAAACAGCGTATTGCTGCCTAAAAAGTTCATTGAACCGATACCGATTTTATTAAGAATCTGATTTACGGATCCGTCAAGGTTGAACATATTGACCACAACTGTCGCAAGAATAACCCATGAAAGGAAATGTGGGAGGTAAACAACGGTTTGTATGGTTTTCTTCATCCAATTTACGCGAATCTCATTGAGCAGTATAGCAAATATAATGGCAAGCAGTGTGGTAAGAAGCATTTTGCCGATAGCGATACACAGCGTATTTCGAATGATTACCCAAATATCCGGCAGTGAAAACATATACTGAAAGTGTTTTAATCCCACAAACGGCGATCCGAAAATTCCCTTGGCTGCAGTGAAATTTTCAAACGCCATGATGATGCCTACCATAGGAATATAACTGAAAACAATCAGGAATATCATACCTGGCAGCATCATGAAGTGAAACATCGCATTCTGCGAGCGCATTCTGCCGGAAACAGCATTCTGCACTTTGGTTTTATGAAGCAATTCCATCGATATCCTCCTTAATAAAATGGGACCGTGTTTTTTAATGACACAGCCCCACCACTTTTCTTATTT is a window from the Caproicibacterium lactatifermentans genome containing:
- a CDS encoding carbohydrate ABC transporter permease, producing MKQCNNGWAKAGKIIIYVIIILMGLTCLLPLLNIVAISFSGSAAVTGNQVGFIPVDFTLAPYQKMLADSQFWRSFLISAVRVVLQLALNMVLIVLMAYPLSKSKREFHARGTYMKLLIFAMLFNGGMIPTYLLVKDLGLLNTIWALVLPGAVPIFNVILVMNFFAGVPKSLEEAAVMDGANPMQVLWKVYLPCSVPVLATIALFSIVGSWNDFFSGLIYITKVNNFPLMTYIQSLNVNIADLLKAGASSSTLTNIAELTNKNLNAAKIVVSTIPLIVIYPFLQKYFVTGIVVGAVKE
- a CDS encoding ABC transporter permease; this encodes MRSQNAMFHFMMLPGMIFLIVFSYIPMVGIIMAFENFTAAKGIFGSPFVGLKHFQYMFSLPDIWVIIRNTLCIAIGKMLLTTLLAIIFAILLNEIRVNWMKKTIQTVVYLPHFLSWVILATVVVNMFNLDGSVNQILNKIGIGSMNFLGSNTLFQPLLIMTDVWKEFGYSSIVFLAAITSIDPGLYEAAAIDGANWWQKTWHVTLPGMLSIILLISVMNIANVLNAGFDQVYNLYSPMVYETGDIIDTYVYRMGLLNHQYSFSTAVGLFKSFVGMFLMLFVNGLSKKFTDARIF